In one Pseudomonas sp. 31-12 genomic region, the following are encoded:
- a CDS encoding cysteine hydrolase family protein: protein MELKTNAALIIIDQQKGILQPGLGRRNNPDAEARMLDLLSHWRRTGRPVIHVQHLSRSPDSVFWPQQSGVEIQERFQPLAGEQLIQKQVPDAFCATGLEARLREAGIEQLIIVGVATHNSVESTARTAGNLGFEAWVAEDACFTFDKADYFGHAHSAEEVHAMSLGNLHGEYATVVSSTQILD, encoded by the coding sequence ATGGAGCTCAAGACCAACGCAGCACTGATCATCATCGACCAGCAAAAAGGCATTCTGCAGCCCGGACTCGGTCGGCGAAATAATCCTGACGCCGAGGCGCGGATGCTCGATTTGCTGAGTCATTGGCGGCGAACCGGGCGGCCAGTGATTCATGTGCAGCACTTGTCTCGCTCACCGGATTCAGTGTTCTGGCCGCAGCAATCGGGTGTAGAGATTCAGGAACGTTTCCAGCCGTTGGCCGGCGAGCAGTTGATTCAGAAGCAGGTGCCGGATGCGTTTTGTGCGACCGGGCTGGAAGCGCGTTTGCGCGAGGCGGGGATCGAGCAGTTGATCATCGTGGGCGTTGCCACCCACAACTCGGTGGAGTCCACAGCGCGAACGGCCGGGAATCTGGGGTTTGAGGCGTGGGTAGCGGAGGATGCGTGCTTTACGTTCGACAAGGCCGATTATTTTGGCCATGCGCATTCAGCCGAGGAAGTGCATGCGATGTCGCTGGGGAATTTGCACGGGGAATATGCGACGGTCGTCAGCAGCACACAGATTCTGGATTGA
- a CDS encoding SEC-C metal-binding domain-containing protein — MTQQPHVHGPDCNHDHDHHDHHDHDHGHVHGPNCGHAHQEPVRNALKDVGRNDPCPCGNGKKFKKCHGA; from the coding sequence ATGACCCAGCAACCCCATGTCCATGGCCCTGACTGCAACCACGATCATGACCATCACGACCACCATGATCACGACCATGGCCATGTCCACGGCCCGAATTGCGGCCACGCTCACCAGGAACCGGTGCGCAACGCCCTGAAAGACGTTGGCCGCAACGACCCTTGCCCGTGCGGCAACGGCAAGAAATTCAAGAAGTGCCACGGCGCTTGA
- a CDS encoding LEA type 2 family protein: MITRRLALYLFTLLLFLGLGGCASWFGDDLPDPQVHLVKVEVVRAKLMEQKFILHFRVDNPNDSDLTVRGLEYRIHLGDMLLTEGEHEHWFTVGPKRSAYFKVPIRTNLWPKVRDVVKMLKKPDQPIPYRLEGEMETGLFIAHYVHLARNGVIIPADLIPEQNR; the protein is encoded by the coding sequence ATGATCACCCGGCGACTCGCACTCTATCTGTTCACTCTGCTCCTCTTTCTGGGGCTCGGCGGCTGCGCGTCCTGGTTCGGTGACGATCTGCCGGATCCGCAAGTGCATCTGGTCAAGGTCGAAGTGGTCCGGGCCAAGTTGATGGAGCAGAAATTCATCCTGCACTTTCGCGTCGACAACCCCAACGACAGCGACCTCACGGTGCGCGGCCTCGAATACCGCATTCACCTGGGCGACATGCTGCTGACCGAAGGCGAGCATGAACACTGGTTCACCGTCGGCCCCAAACGCAGTGCCTATTTCAAGGTGCCGATCCGCACCAATCTGTGGCCCAAGGTGCGGGACGTGGTGAAAATGCTGAAAAAACCCGATCAGCCCATCCCCTATCGGCTGGAAGGTGAAATGGAAACCGGTTTATTCATCGCGCACTACGTGCACCTGGCGCGCAATGGCGTGATAATCCCCGCCGATTTAATTCCGGAGCAAAACCGATGA
- a CDS encoding YchJ family protein translates to MSTSICPCGSGTLLDACCGHYHAGHPAPCAEALMRSRYSAYVLGLIDYLVATTLPAQQAGLDRQSISDWSAQSTWLGLEVESSEVLGGQPEHAFVTFTARWHDGGGEHSHRERSSFVQNAGHWYFIDPTVQLKAGRNDACPCASGQKFKKCCAGYFGS, encoded by the coding sequence ATGAGTACATCCATTTGCCCTTGCGGCAGCGGCACCCTGCTCGATGCCTGCTGCGGCCATTACCATGCCGGGCATCCGGCGCCGTGCGCCGAAGCCTTGATGCGCTCGCGCTACAGCGCGTATGTGCTGGGGCTGATCGACTATCTGGTGGCGACCACCCTGCCCGCGCAACAGGCCGGCCTGGATCGTCAGTCAATCAGCGACTGGAGCGCGCAAAGCACCTGGCTGGGGCTCGAAGTGGAAAGCTCCGAGGTATTGGGCGGCCAACCGGAACACGCGTTCGTCACCTTCACCGCGCGCTGGCATGACGGGGGCGGCGAACACAGCCACCGCGAGCGCTCCTCGTTCGTGCAGAACGCCGGGCACTGGTACTTCATCGACCCCACCGTGCAACTCAAGGCCGGACGCAACGATGCCTGCCCATGTGCCAGCGGGCAGAAATTCAAGAAGTGTTGTGCGGGGTATTTCGGCAGTTGA
- a CDS encoding DUF6231 family protein: MIAGISSRTPQQALAALLDRYAPARLLLIGASEFPALEAFKLAHPDCCVAFAAPGPLPAELAARRFDLALVVDCLEHLPKRDGLNLLGGIRNLNASRIAVLADLPASGWLETDFFSLALQASERFQRDDQVLTLFTYDLLDYKQVPDWLNSRFWANPENFGKYWW, encoded by the coding sequence ATGATTGCAGGTATTTCTTCGCGCACGCCCCAGCAGGCGTTGGCCGCTTTGCTGGATCGATACGCCCCCGCACGCCTGTTGTTGATCGGCGCCAGCGAGTTTCCCGCGCTTGAGGCGTTCAAGCTCGCGCACCCGGATTGCTGCGTGGCGTTCGCTGCTCCCGGCCCACTGCCGGCCGAACTGGCGGCGCGTCGATTTGACCTGGCGCTGGTGGTCGATTGCCTTGAACACCTGCCTAAGCGTGACGGTCTGAATCTGTTAGGCGGGATCCGTAACCTGAACGCCAGTCGCATTGCGGTGCTGGCGGATTTGCCCGCCAGCGGCTGGCTGGAGACGGATTTCTTTTCCCTGGCCTTGCAGGCCAGCGAACGCTTCCAGCGCGACGATCAAGTGCTGACGCTGTTCACCTACGATCTGCTTGACTATAAACAGGTGCCCGACTGGCTCAACTCGCGGTTCTGGGCCAATCCGGAAAACTTCGGGAAATATTGGTGGTAA
- a CDS encoding OmpA family protein — protein MSIVRTALPLVLLTSVLTGCAGLQKTDWPTCAAVGGVIGAGLGATESSAWAGYGALAVGGMAAAYCWVHGDGDEDGDGVPDSRDKCPGTPPGVKVDADGCPPPVPAPVVEEAVVVKEEVIVIRDVHFQFDKATLTPSDKEVLNTIATRLKQEASTAQLTVTGHTDSVGSDAYNQKLSDRRAHSVVEYLISQGVPRSSFVSVAGAGESQPVADNKTADGRALNRRTEIKINR, from the coding sequence ATGAGCATAGTTCGGACAGCATTACCCTTGGTTCTGCTAACCAGTGTGTTGACTGGTTGCGCAGGTTTGCAGAAAACCGACTGGCCGACCTGTGCGGCGGTCGGCGGTGTCATTGGTGCCGGTCTCGGTGCGACCGAGAGTTCGGCATGGGCGGGGTATGGCGCGCTGGCCGTCGGCGGTATGGCGGCGGCGTATTGCTGGGTTCACGGTGATGGAGACGAAGACGGCGATGGTGTGCCGGACAGTCGCGACAAGTGCCCGGGTACGCCTCCAGGCGTGAAGGTCGATGCCGACGGCTGCCCACCACCGGTGCCTGCGCCAGTGGTCGAAGAGGCCGTGGTGGTCAAGGAAGAAGTCATTGTCATCCGCGATGTTCACTTCCAGTTCGACAAAGCCACACTCACGCCTTCCGACAAAGAGGTACTCAACACCATCGCCACTCGCCTGAAACAGGAAGCCTCCACCGCACAATTGACCGTGACCGGTCACACCGACAGCGTGGGCAGCGATGCCTACAACCAGAAACTGTCGGATCGTCGTGCACACTCGGTGGTGGAATACCTGATTTCCCAAGGCGTACCACGCAGCAGCTTCGTGTCTGTTGCCGGTGCCGGTGAAAGCCAGCCGGTTGCCGATAACAAAACTGCAGACGGCCGTGCACTGAACCGCCGCACGGAAATCAAAATCAACCGCTAA
- a CDS encoding OmpA family protein, protein MSVLTRTVLPVLLIGSLLTGCATHSDGTAPLNQRTWPICSVIGGLVGGGLGAIESAGWAGGGAALGILTGGLICYAQDGDEDDDGVFDRRDRCPDTPANTPVEHHGCPLPQYPVSVKPVEPVQPEVIILPGDVLFAFNKSDLSPSAQSQLDALMSKLQNADVVSIKVIGHTDSVGSDAYNQALSERRASSVAAYLLSQGLAPDKLTSEGKGESQPVADNETDEGRAKNRRVELHINR, encoded by the coding sequence ATGAGCGTTCTCACACGGACCGTCTTGCCGGTTCTGCTAATAGGCAGCCTGTTGACCGGTTGCGCAACTCACAGCGATGGCACCGCCCCACTCAATCAACGCACCTGGCCGATCTGCAGCGTCATCGGCGGACTGGTCGGCGGAGGCTTGGGCGCGATTGAAAGTGCCGGTTGGGCAGGCGGTGGAGCAGCGCTCGGTATCTTGACCGGTGGCTTGATCTGTTACGCCCAGGACGGCGATGAGGACGACGACGGCGTTTTCGATCGACGTGATCGTTGCCCAGATACGCCCGCCAATACGCCTGTCGAGCATCATGGTTGCCCACTGCCGCAGTATCCGGTCAGCGTGAAACCGGTCGAACCCGTGCAACCCGAAGTCATCATCCTGCCCGGTGACGTGCTGTTTGCCTTCAACAAGTCTGACCTGAGTCCCTCCGCGCAGAGTCAGCTGGATGCACTGATGAGCAAATTGCAAAACGCCGATGTCGTGAGCATCAAGGTGATCGGCCATACCGACAGTGTGGGTTCGGATGCTTATAACCAGGCGCTCTCGGAGCGTCGTGCCAGCAGCGTGGCGGCCTATCTGTTGAGCCAGGGCCTGGCGCCGGACAAACTCACCAGTGAAGGCAAAGGCGAAAGCCAGCCGGTGGCCGATAACGAAACGGATGAAGGACGCGCGAAAAACCGTCGGGTGGAGTTGCACATTAATCGCTAA
- a CDS encoding DUF1145 domain-containing protein has protein sequence MKVIWGLGKLLTLLFWLVVLVNLLMPFVNPLHQLVDLAGGVLASLHLLEAVLCFRSLRGRAHPWRDRLKILFFGVFHLQTLPAPTASKASHA, from the coding sequence ATGAAGGTGATTTGGGGGCTGGGGAAGTTGTTGACCCTGCTGTTCTGGCTGGTGGTGCTGGTCAATTTGCTGATGCCGTTTGTCAATCCGCTGCACCAGTTGGTCGATCTGGCTGGCGGCGTGTTGGCGTCCCTTCATCTGCTTGAGGCGGTGCTCTGTTTCCGCAGCCTCAGGGGGCGCGCCCACCCTTGGCGTGATCGCTTGAAGATCCTGTTTTTCGGCGTATTCCACCTGCAAACCCTCCCGGCTCCGACCGCATCGAAGGCTTCCCATGCGTAA
- a CDS encoding collagen-like protein — MRKLCLLATLISPLACAQVVSVETNSLMRLPNTASTLQLERLEVADYGTLLIPSNVTEVTVGELHLGREARIAIVPSEQALELKVSRAELSEGSQITARGAPGTYLKAARSGRNLNVQIKALNAPQLLVDARGGAGAPGFVGLDGANGQAPGCTWGQAGRGADGSNGSDGQPGAPGALVRLEVPRDYPVEQIKVHVEGGAGGVAGPGGKPGAGGKAKGCFVYEADGGKSGRPGVDGQPGPAGAAGSVTVQRL, encoded by the coding sequence ATGCGTAAACTCTGTCTGCTCGCCACACTCATCAGCCCATTGGCCTGCGCTCAGGTGGTCAGTGTCGAAACCAATTCGTTGATGCGCCTGCCCAACACTGCCAGCACCTTGCAGCTTGAACGCCTGGAAGTCGCCGATTACGGGACCTTGTTGATTCCTTCGAACGTGACTGAAGTCACCGTCGGCGAATTGCATCTGGGTCGTGAGGCGCGAATCGCCATCGTGCCAAGTGAGCAGGCGCTGGAATTGAAAGTCAGCCGTGCCGAGTTGTCCGAAGGCAGCCAGATCACCGCTCGCGGGGCACCGGGGACTTACCTCAAGGCTGCCCGCTCGGGACGCAACCTGAATGTGCAGATCAAGGCGCTGAATGCACCGCAGTTGTTGGTGGACGCTCGCGGTGGCGCGGGCGCGCCAGGTTTTGTGGGCCTCGACGGGGCCAACGGTCAGGCACCGGGTTGCACCTGGGGCCAGGCCGGTCGCGGTGCCGATGGCAGCAATGGCAGTGATGGTCAGCCGGGGGCGCCGGGAGCGCTGGTCAGGCTGGAGGTGCCACGTGATTATCCGGTTGAGCAGATCAAGGTTCACGTGGAAGGTGGTGCCGGCGGCGTTGCGGGGCCTGGTGGTAAACCGGGTGCGGGCGGCAAGGCCAAGGGTTGCTTCGTTTACGAGGCCGATGGCGGCAAAAGCGGCCGACCTGGGGTTGATGGCCAGCCGGGGCCTGCGGGTGCGGCGGGTTCGGTAACCGTACAGCGGTTGTAA
- a CDS encoding CopD family protein — MTPFGIVYTLHVLSALVWVGGMFFAWMVLRPAAMKALEGPARLTLWVEVFQGFFRWVWVAVVLLPISGVGMIHLQYAGFEAAPRYVQVMMGLYVVMTALFIRIQALLLPELRTAVAAQDWPTGAATLGKIRKLVGINLIVGLVLVAIAAARPMF; from the coding sequence ATGACACCTTTTGGCATCGTTTACACCCTGCATGTCCTGTCCGCCCTGGTGTGGGTGGGCGGCATGTTTTTCGCCTGGATGGTCTTGCGACCTGCGGCGATGAAGGCCCTGGAAGGTCCCGCGCGGTTAACGCTGTGGGTGGAAGTGTTTCAAGGTTTTTTCCGCTGGGTCTGGGTCGCGGTGGTGCTGTTGCCGATCAGCGGCGTGGGGATGATTCATCTGCAATACGCCGGGTTTGAGGCTGCGCCGCGGTATGTGCAGGTGATGATGGGGCTTTACGTGGTGATGACCGCGCTGTTTATCCGGATTCAGGCGTTGCTGTTGCCGGAGTTGCGCACGGCGGTGGCCGCGCAGGATTGGCCGACCGGGGCTGCGACGCTTGGGAAGATTCGCAAGTTGGTGGGGATCAATTTGATTGTCGGGTTGGTGTTGGTGGCGATTGCTGCGGCACGGCCGATGTTCTAA
- the dinG gene encoding ATP-dependent DNA helicase DinG, which translates to MISTELKTTIQGAYSRFLEAKSLKPRYGQRLMIAEIAKVLGDIDTDDEGRRSGDPAIVAVEAGTGTGKTVAYSLAAIPTAKAAGKRLVIATATVALQEQIVYKDLPDLMRNSGLNFSFALAKGRGRYMCLSKLDMLLQEGHAQTATAQLFEEEGFKIEVDEASQKLFTSMIEKLAGNKWDGDRDSWSTALEDADWARLTTDHSQCTNRHCPNFGQCAFYKAREGMGKVDVIVTNHDMVLADLALGGGAVLPDPRDTIYVFDEGHHLPDKAIGHFAHYTRLRSTADWLETTAKNLTKLLAQHPLPGDLGKLIEQVPELAREIKTQQQFMFSACEQVADFKPGEDVEGRERPRHRFVGGVIPEHMREMGIELKKGFARLTDLFTRLTELLKEGMDGEVNIGIASNQAEEWYPLFGSLLSRSSGNWELWVAFTAEDPEDNPPMARWLTLAESGSLFDIEVNASPILAAEMLRRNLWNVAYGALVTSATLTALGTFDRFRMRAGLPKKAVTAVVPSPFHHADAGVLRVPDLKADPRDAPAHTAAIIRDLPQLVEGSRGTLVLFSSRKQMQDVFDGLDRDWRKQVFIQGNLSKQETLNKHKARVDGGDSSVLFGLASFAEGVDLPGAYCEHVVIAKIPFSVPDDPVEAALAEWIEARGGNPFMEISVPDASLKLVQACGRLLRTEEDRGTITLLDRRLVTQRYGKAILNALPPFRREIS; encoded by the coding sequence ATGATCAGCACCGAACTCAAAACCACGATCCAGGGCGCCTACTCGCGTTTTCTAGAGGCCAAGAGCCTCAAGCCGCGCTACGGCCAACGCCTGATGATCGCCGAAATTGCCAAAGTCCTCGGTGACATCGACACCGACGACGAAGGCCGGCGCAGTGGCGACCCCGCGATTGTCGCGGTGGAAGCCGGCACCGGTACCGGTAAAACCGTGGCCTACAGCCTGGCGGCGATCCCCACCGCGAAGGCCGCCGGCAAACGCCTGGTGATCGCCACCGCCACCGTGGCCCTGCAAGAGCAGATCGTCTACAAGGATTTGCCCGACCTGATGCGCAACAGCGGGCTGAATTTCAGCTTCGCCCTGGCCAAGGGCCGCGGGCGCTACATGTGCCTGTCCAAGCTCGACATGTTGCTCCAGGAAGGTCACGCACAAACCGCAACCGCGCAGCTGTTCGAAGAAGAAGGCTTCAAGATCGAAGTCGACGAGGCCAGTCAGAAGCTGTTCACCAGCATGATCGAGAAGCTCGCCGGCAATAAGTGGGATGGCGACCGCGACAGTTGGTCCACCGCCCTCGAAGACGCCGACTGGGCGCGCCTGACCACCGATCACAGCCAGTGCACCAACCGTCATTGCCCGAACTTCGGCCAGTGCGCCTTCTACAAGGCCCGCGAAGGCATGGGCAAGGTTGACGTGATCGTCACCAACCACGACATGGTCCTCGCGGATCTGGCGTTGGGCGGCGGCGCCGTGCTGCCGGACCCGCGCGACACCATCTATGTGTTTGACGAAGGTCACCACCTGCCGGACAAGGCCATCGGCCACTTTGCCCATTACACGCGCCTGCGTTCCACTGCCGACTGGCTGGAAACCACCGCCAAAAACCTCACCAAACTGCTGGCCCAACATCCATTGCCGGGCGATCTGGGCAAGCTGATCGAGCAGGTGCCGGAACTGGCGCGGGAGATCAAGACCCAGCAACAGTTCATGTTCTCTGCCTGCGAACAGGTTGCCGACTTCAAACCCGGCGAAGACGTCGAGGGCCGTGAACGGCCGCGTCATCGCTTCGTCGGCGGGGTGATTCCCGAGCACATGCGCGAAATGGGCATCGAGTTGAAGAAGGGCTTTGCCCGTCTCACTGACCTGTTCACTCGCCTCACCGAACTGCTCAAGGAAGGCATGGACGGCGAGGTCAATATCGGCATCGCCAGCAACCAGGCCGAAGAGTGGTATCCGCTGTTCGGCAGCCTATTGTCCCGTTCTTCGGGCAATTGGGAGTTGTGGGTCGCGTTTACCGCCGAAGACCCGGAAGACAACCCGCCCATGGCCCGTTGGCTAACCCTGGCGGAAAGTGGCTCGCTGTTCGACATCGAGGTCAACGCCAGCCCGATCCTCGCGGCGGAAATGCTCCGGCGTAACCTGTGGAACGTGGCCTATGGCGCGCTGGTGACTTCGGCGACCCTGACCGCGCTCGGCACGTTCGACCGTTTCCGCATGCGTGCCGGCCTGCCGAAAAAAGCCGTGACCGCCGTGGTCCCGAGCCCGTTCCATCACGCTGATGCCGGTGTGCTGCGGGTGCCGGACCTGAAAGCCGACCCGCGTGATGCACCGGCCCACACTGCGGCGATCATCCGTGATCTGCCGCAACTGGTCGAAGGTTCGCGTGGCACCCTGGTGCTGTTCTCCTCGCGCAAACAGATGCAGGACGTGTTCGACGGCCTGGACCGCGACTGGCGCAAGCAAGTGTTCATTCAAGGCAACCTGTCGAAACAGGAAACCCTGAACAAGCACAAGGCCCGCGTCGATGGCGGAGACTCCAGCGTGCTGTTCGGCCTGGCGAGTTTTGCCGAAGGGGTCGACTTGCCCGGTGCGTACTGCGAACACGTAGTGATCGCGAAGATTCCATTCTCGGTGCCGGATGATCCGGTCGAGGCGGCGCTGGCCGAATGGATTGAAGCCCGTGGCGGCAATCCGTTCATGGAAATCTCCGTGCCGGACGCCTCGCTGAAACTGGTCCAGGCCTGCGGTCGCTTGCTGCGTACTGAAGAAGACCGCGGCACCATCACCTTGCTGGATCGGCGCCTGGTCACCCAGCGTTATGGCAAAGCGATCCTCAACGCACTCCCGCCATTCCGTCGGGAAATTTCCTGA
- a CDS encoding beta-galactosidase, whose amino-acid sequence MIRRSLPAVFALIFAAPLLAAPAGQQTLFNFVRPADVVQVATQDASLPQSNAEQTAEGEVLRRVTFNPVAQPTLRLTPQTGAWDWSQSGVMSLRIQSAMDWAVTLYVKIQSNDGKTLISRVDLPAGPAQTLLVPLQATSPLSQGMKAGPPMPMTFDGQRVLLASSAGELDRSQVVSVTLSMDQPKVAQSILLERFGVQDGEAVTKAAYGGLVDAYGQSTRAKWPEKVSSDEQLKSGAAKELQQTNTWLAERQKLSLDKFGGWSKGPAFKASGFFRTEKRDGRWYLVTPEGHPFYSLGVNTVTPDVNQTYIAGREWMFESLPKPDEPLASHFGEGDNRGGNGADQGRGYNAGRWYDFYGANLQRLYGAPCVLGSDTKAGVAEAAKADAVEATTDKAAEQPVVPTTAESGVAEAAKTGAEEATVAKAVEQKPAEPCKAVVDEKRWTNHTLDRLQAWGFNTIGNWSAPALANADRVPYTLPLSIVGDYASISTGTDWWGGMPDPFDPRFAMATERAVAIAARDHRDDPWLIGYFADNELAWAGPGDDPKARYALAYGTLKMTTDVPAKRAFLKQLRDKYRNQAGLSKAWGIDLPAWELMEDPGFVPPLPSAEHPEIEADFKYFQKVFADTYFKTLSDSLKWHAPNQLLLGGRFALSTPEAVESCAQYCDVVSFNMYTLKPQDGYDFAKLRSLDKPVLITEFNVGSADRGPFWGGVTQLAKEEDRGPAYANFLKQALSEPSIVGVHWFQYLDQPVTGRLLDGENGHFGLVGITDLPFQGFIDSVRKSNLATVDQLGKEAVKAKAEADKAGHEGEGGRQADGGKGAGKGADHAGGHSANGH is encoded by the coding sequence ATGATTCGCCGTTCGTTGCCTGCTGTATTCGCCTTGATCTTCGCAGCCCCGTTGCTGGCAGCCCCTGCCGGCCAACAGACGCTGTTCAACTTTGTGCGCCCCGCTGACGTGGTTCAGGTGGCGACTCAGGATGCCAGCCTGCCGCAATCCAACGCGGAGCAAACGGCCGAAGGCGAAGTGTTGCGGCGGGTGACGTTCAACCCGGTAGCGCAACCGACCTTGCGTCTGACCCCGCAAACCGGGGCGTGGGATTGGTCGCAGTCAGGCGTGATGAGCTTGCGCATCCAGAGCGCGATGGACTGGGCCGTGACCCTGTACGTGAAAATCCAGAGCAACGATGGCAAGACCCTGATCAGTCGGGTCGATTTGCCCGCAGGGCCGGCGCAGACCCTGCTGGTGCCGCTGCAAGCGACTTCGCCGCTCAGCCAGGGCATGAAAGCCGGGCCGCCGATGCCGATGACGTTTGACGGCCAACGCGTGTTGCTGGCCAGCAGCGCCGGTGAACTGGATCGCAGCCAGGTGGTGTCGGTGACATTGTCGATGGACCAGCCGAAAGTGGCCCAAAGCATCTTGCTTGAGCGCTTCGGCGTGCAGGACGGTGAAGCGGTGACCAAGGCGGCTTATGGCGGTCTGGTGGACGCCTACGGTCAATCGACCCGGGCCAAATGGCCGGAGAAGGTCAGTAGCGATGAGCAACTGAAAAGCGGCGCCGCCAAGGAGCTGCAACAGACGAATACCTGGCTCGCCGAGCGCCAGAAGTTGTCCCTGGACAAGTTCGGCGGCTGGAGCAAAGGCCCGGCGTTCAAGGCCAGCGGCTTTTTTCGCACTGAAAAGCGTGACGGTCGCTGGTACCTGGTGACCCCGGAAGGACATCCGTTCTATTCGCTCGGGGTCAACACCGTTACCCCGGACGTCAACCAGACCTACATCGCCGGCCGTGAGTGGATGTTCGAATCCCTGCCAAAACCAGACGAGCCGTTGGCCAGTCATTTTGGCGAAGGCGACAACCGTGGCGGCAACGGCGCCGACCAGGGCCGTGGCTACAACGCCGGGCGCTGGTACGATTTCTATGGCGCTAACTTGCAGCGCCTGTATGGCGCGCCATGCGTGCTGGGCAGCGACACCAAGGCGGGCGTTGCCGAAGCGGCCAAGGCTGACGCGGTCGAGGCCACGACCGATAAGGCCGCCGAGCAACCTGTCGTGCCTACGACTGCCGAATCCGGCGTCGCCGAAGCCGCCAAGACCGGTGCCGAGGAAGCGACCGTCGCCAAAGCCGTTGAGCAAAAACCTGCTGAGCCCTGCAAAGCAGTGGTAGATGAAAAACGCTGGACCAACCACACCCTGGATCGCTTGCAAGCCTGGGGGTTCAACACCATCGGCAACTGGAGCGCCCCGGCGTTGGCCAATGCTGATCGCGTGCCGTACACATTGCCGCTGTCGATCGTCGGCGATTACGCCAGCATCAGCACCGGCACCGATTGGTGGGGCGGCATGCCCGACCCGTTCGACCCGCGTTTCGCCATGGCCACAGAGCGCGCCGTGGCTATCGCTGCCCGCGACCATCGCGACGATCCCTGGCTGATCGGTTACTTCGCCGACAACGAACTGGCCTGGGCCGGTCCCGGCGACGATCCGAAAGCCCGTTACGCATTGGCCTACGGCACGTTAAAAATGACCACCGACGTGCCGGCCAAGCGTGCGTTCCTCAAGCAATTGCGCGACAAGTACCGCAATCAGGCCGGCCTTTCCAAGGCGTGGGGCATCGACTTGCCCGCCTGGGAATTGATGGAAGACCCGGGCTTCGTGCCGCCGCTGCCGAGCGCCGAACATCCGGAAATCGAGGCTGACTTCAAATACTTCCAGAAGGTCTTTGCCGATACCTACTTCAAGACCCTATCCGATTCGCTCAAGTGGCACGCGCCGAACCAGCTGTTGCTGGGTGGTCGCTTCGCCCTCAGTACCCCGGAAGCCGTTGAGTCCTGCGCGCAGTATTGCGACGTGGTGAGTTTCAACATGTACACCCTGAAACCGCAGGACGGCTATGACTTCGCCAAATTGCGCAGCCTGGACAAACCGGTGCTGATCACCGAGTTCAATGTCGGCTCGGCGGATCGCGGCCCGTTCTGGGGTGGCGTGACGCAATTGGCCAAGGAAGAAGACCGTGGCCCGGCGTATGCCAACTTCCTCAAGCAGGCATTGAGTGAACCGTCGATCGTGGGTGTGCACTGGTTCCAGTACCTCGATCAACCGGTGACAGGCCGCCTGCTGGATGGCGAGAACGGTCACTTTGGCTTGGTGGGCATTACCGATCTGCCGTTCCAGGGCTTCATCGACAGCGTGCGCAAGAGCAACCTGGCGACCGTCGATCAGTTGGGTAAAGAGGCCGTGAAGGCCAAGGCTGAAGCGGATAAAGCCGGCCATGAGGGCGAGGGCGGCAGACAGGCTGACGGCGGCAAAGGTGCAGGGAAAGGTGCGGACCATGCGGGCGGGCATTCCGCCAACGGCCACTGA